A stretch of DNA from Mesorhizobium onobrychidis:
GGACTGGATTTTCTGAAGAACGTCAATACTTCGACGGAACTGCCCGTCGGCCGATTGGCGATCGCCGTTGGCCTCGTAGGCCTGGCCGAGTGCGCGGTGAGCAGCGCCGATCTCAAGCCTTGCAGTGACGCGCTCCGCGAGCTCCAACGCGCGTTCCGCGGATTGCAATCCCGCTGCAGCATCGCCTTCGGCAAGGTGCAATTGGCTCAGTGCGATATGCGGATAAATTTTGCAGAAATCGAAATCTAGGCGGCGCGCCGCCGTCTTCATTGCCGGCTCCAAAAAGGCTCGGGCATCGGAAATACGGTTTAACTTCAAACAGGCGATGGCGGCCCAACCCGAAGCCCATAATACGACGTTCCATCTCCCGTTTTCCCAAGCTGTCGATAAGTTCTCGTCGACAACCCGGACTGCGCGGTGCCAAAGCCCCTTATAAAACCAAGGCTCCGCTTCCATCGCAAACCACGAGCGCACATCCAAGTTGTGGGTGGACGCTGCAATCTCTCGGGCCATCTCCGCGAACTGCAGAGACCGGTCCAGCCTGCCGGCGCGAGCATTGTTGCAGCGGCCGGCGCCTGCAGCGAAATTACCGAGCTCTTCCAGAGCTCCGACTTGCTTCAAGAGCTTGACGGCCTTTTCGATCTTCCCGAGCGATTCCACAAGCCGTCCGGTATTACCCAGGAAGTAGGCGTAGCGACACGCGACTTCGGCCTGGAGCGCCGCGTCCCCCAAACCGGCATGTCGCTCTGCACTGACCAGCAAGGACTCTTCCAGCCAATCAACTCCTTTGTAGGACTGCAGGCGTGCTAAAGCAGCGATGTCTCCGTCAGCAAACGCGATGGCTTTGTCGACTTGGTGAAGCGCTTCGGCACGCTCTTCTTTGGTCGCGTTAGACCAACCACACCTGATTCGCGCCAGGAATGTCTCAAGGTAGGATTGCCGGTAAACCGCTGTGTCTGGAAGATGTTCAAGAGCGTGGATGGCGCGCCGGTAATGCTCGGCCGCCTCCCAACCAGCTGATCGGCTCTCGGCTTTCGCCGCAGCCAGAAGCCGGCAATTCAGGACCTCTTCCCACGCATGCGCACATTCGTAATGATGCGCCAGCAATGCGGGATCGTTGTCCAGCGACTGGCTGAGCGCACCCGCGACTCGCTTGTGCAGCTCTCTCCTCGTATCACGAAGCAAGCTGCTATAGGCAGCATCCTGAAGAAGCGCGTGCTTGAAGACGTAAGTCGCTCCCGAGGCGGTTTGGCGGGAGACCAGCAGCCCGGCCTCTACCAACGCGTCCAGAGCATTCTGGAGCGCAGCTCTGTTCAGGTCGCATATGTGCCCGAGGAGCTCGGTCGTGAACTCGCGACCAATCGCAGCTGCGGTCTGAATGACCGGCTTTCCCGTGGCCAGCCGGTCGAGCCGGGCCATAAGCAGATCCTGAAGCGATGCGGGCACATCCAGCTTGAATTCACCAGTGGCAGTTGGTTTGCCGCTTCGTGCCTCGATGAGTGTCCGAGCCATCTCCTCAAGAAAAAGCGGGATGCCATCGCTCCGATTGACAATCTCCTCAACTAGGCGCTCCGGAAGCAAGTCATCGTTTGAAAGCGAATTTAGCATTTTCTCGCACTCACGCTTGCTGATGCGATTCAACATCAGCGTCGTGACATGAGGCTGATCCGACCAGGCCACGCGGATGCCGGGGCGAGAGGTGACCAGCAGCAGAACCGGCAGGGTCTCTACCCTGTCGACCAGCCTGCTGAGAAATTCGAGCGTGGACTGGTCGCACCACTGCAAGTCCTCGAAGATGAGAACCGAGGGGCCGTTGGCGCAGGAGTCTTCCACGAGGCCCGCAAGCACGTCATAGGTTCGCTCGGTCTGTTGGGCCGCATCGAGGCTCGGCGACCCCTCTCCTCCATTCTTCGGTATTGAGAGAAAGGTAGCGAGGACCGCCAATTGCTCCTTGGTGCCGTGAGCGGACATCCGGAGCATCGCAGCAAGCCTCCTCAACTTTTCGCCAGGATCGAGGTCCAGCCGAATGTCGGCCGCCTGCTCAAGCTGCATGGCCAAAGGGTGAAACGCTCGGTCCGTGTGAGAGGGCGAGCACTGGTACGTCAGACGCGTATGCGGCCGGTCGAGGAGGCCGGCCCGCAAGGCCTCGCAAAGCCGGGACTTGCCGATGCCGGGCTCGCCCGAAATGAGGACGACCTGGCCTTCTCCTGCTTCTGCCTGCTGAAATCGTTTCATAAGCAGTTCCACCTCATCGTCACGCCCGATCAGCGGTGTACGAAGTCCGCCGTGCAGCGCCTCGAAGCGCGTCTCCTTGGGCTCTTTGCCGCTCACGCACCAAGCACGCACGGGCTCCGCAAATCCCTTCAAGGACTGCTCGCCAAGATCGGTTGTCTTGAACAGATTGCCGAGCAGCTTCCGCGTGCTCGACGCGACCACCACAGTCCCGGGCTCCGCGACGCTTTGCAGGCGCGCCGCCAGATTCGGCGTTTCGCCGACCACAGCTTGCTCACGTGCCGTACCTGCGCCGGTCGTTTCACCGACCATTACAAGGCCGGTTGCGATGCCGACACGAGCTGCAAGGGGCCGTCCTACTGCGGTGTCCAACGTTGCCACTGCCGATGTTAGTTCGAGACCCGCCTGGACGGCGCGCTCAGCATCATCCTCATGGGCGCGCGGCCAGCCGAAATAGATCAGGACCCCATCGCCCATAAACTTGGCGATGTGCCCATCCCATCGCGCGACGACTTTTGTGCAGCTTTCGTGATACACACGGATTGCGTTGGCTAGGTCCTCGGGGTCGAATTCCACCGAGAGAGGCGTCGAACCCACGAGGTCACAGAACATCACCGTGAGCTGGCGGCGTTCGGCTGACACTTCCTCCGGGGACCTAGCACGCGCGACGGGTTCCGCGACAACTTCCTCATGCTGCGCATTGTGGGTCTGTGAAAGGACGGCGATTGCATCGAGAAGCCTCCGGCGATCGCCGACCGTGGCAACGCCCATCTCCTTGAGGTCCTCCCCCGTTAAGCTTGGCAGCACATCGCGATCGATTTTGTTCCTGGCGAACGCTTCCGCGTACTCCCCAAAACCTTGGCCCTCCAGCCACTCGGCGATATCGTGCATAGCCGTTCCTCGACTGGCTACGGTCCGTTCTAAATGAGCGTCATTCCTAGTTCGCGCTATGTCGGCCGCAAGTCAATTGTCTCCGTCGGACCGGCTCACTGTCAGTTCCAAATTGGTGCTAACCCCGGAACGCAGGACGAGGCCTTGAGTGGGGAGCTGATGTGGTCCTCGTCCGTAAGTGGGTCCGAGCATGCGATATAAACTTAGCGACTCTGAATGGCGCGTCATTGCGCCGATGCTCCCGAACAAGGCACGCGGCATTCCCCGTGTCGACGACCGGCGCATTCTCAACGGCATCTTCTGGGTCTTGCGATCGGGTGCGCCGTGGCGCGATCTGCCAAAGAACTATGGTCCCCATACGACCTGTTACAATCGCTTCGTTCGCTGGCGGCGGGCTGGCGTCTGGGATCAGATCATGGATATGCTGGCTGCCAGCCATGATGCGGCGGTGCAGATGATCGACACGTCAGTCGTTCGGGTCCACCAGCACGGGGCCTGCATAGCGAATAACCGCGATCAACAAATGGGCCGTTCACGCGGTGGGCTGACAAGCAAGATTCACGCCGTCGTGGACGCCAATGGTCTGCCGGTGCGCATTGGTCTTACGTCCGGTGAGGCTCACGACAACCGGCTGTGTTCGGTTCTCCTAAGCGGGCTGCATCCACACACGATGCTGCTAGCTGATCGCGGCTATGATGCGGATTGGATCAGGGAACTCATCAGCGCGAAGGGCGCCTGGGCCAATATACCGCCCAAGCGAAATCGCAAGGAGCCCATCTCTTTCAGTCCATATCTCTACCGAGCGCGCAATCTCGTCGAGCGGTTCTTCAATAAGATCAAGCAATGTCGTCGCATTGCCACCCGTTACGACAAACTCGCTGCAAACTACCTCGCCTTCGTCAAGCTAGCATCCATCCAGCTTTGGCTGCGCGTTTTATGAGTTCACGGCCTAGAACAAGTCGAACGAGAACCTCTTCGAGATACTCAAGCCGAAAGCGAATTGATCTTCGCTGCCAAACTTAACAATCGGCGAATCGGCGGCGTCGCCCACAAGCTTACTGTACGATGCCTTTGCGTTCAAAAACCAGGTCGGCCGAAATTCATATCTTGCAAGCCCCCTGATACCCACGCTCTTAAAGCCACCGCCTGGATCAAAGGCGTCAACTCTGAAGCCTGTGTTAGCGGATTCTCGAGCCGAAACTCCGAAATAGCTGTCCATATAGTCGGCTGAAGCAACTGTCGCGAAAGGTCCCAATTTGAGCTCGAGCTCAGGCGTAGGCCGGGCCACCGCGTTCACGCCGAATTCACCCACGACACCGTCAGCACCCCCGAAAGCATAGCGAGCCTCTCCCCAAACCTCCGCGTTGGTCCATTCATAGCTGGCCCGCAAACCAGCTTCGAATGTAGCGTCGACATCATCAAGCCCGGACAGGTCTGGATCATCGCTGACGTCCCGATCAGAGGTGTAGTTGAAGGACGGACCGATCGCGAATCCGCCTGCCTGAGCCTCTGGGCTACCGATTGCAAACAAACCGGGGATGGCGAGATAGCCGAAGCCGATCACTGGCCACGGCCAAATCTCATAATCCTTTGAACCTTCGTATTCAGGCTGAATTATTCCGCCAAGGCCGAGTTCAATGACAACGTCGACATCAGTCTGCGGCGCCTGATCCACTCCTGAATTGTCGGCTGACCAGGCGGGCGTCACAAGGAGTACGGTTGCAGCAACCACGCTGAGGCCAATTTTGATCAAAACCTTCCACCTTCGGACGCTAGATATCGTTCCACTGCATGGTGAAGTATCAACCAAGATGCTGCAAGCGAAATTGGCTATCAGCAACCGCGTCGTGTGGCCGAATTTTGGAGTTCGTGGGCGAACAGATCGAGGCATAGCTTAAACACAACCTCGGCCCGTCGTGATTATCACTGGGGCCGCGCCGACGCGGCCTATCTCAAAAGGGCTGGGTGGTGATCCGGCATGACCAAGGCAAAAGCTGTCTGAAATGGGTGTCAAAAGCCCCAAATCCGTCACTCGATCGTGATGGAATAGAACCGAGCGCAATGTTGTTGACCGATTGCGGGGGAACCCACGGAAGGGAGACAACCCTTATGCCCAGTCACATCACAATCGCAGTCTTGCTCATGATCCTAACCGGTGCCGCCGGGTGCATGACCAGCAATGGAGCGCAGCATTCCACGACACAGACCACAAACGGTGGCAGCAGTAGCCCCGGCGGTAGCGGCGGCATGGGCGGCGGCGGCTACTAAGGCGAATGTGACGCGGACGGCGCTCCACGCGTCTGTGCGGCGGCTTACCTGACGCTGCCGGTGGTGATATTTCAAGGAGAACGGCATGCCGATCTGGCTGGTTCTAATTCGGGTCACTTGGCCTCACCGTGCCTACCACTTCAGGCGGCCCGGCAGCCAATTGGGGGGACCAGTCGGCCGTCGGGCCTAACCGACGGGCGGGGGACGTTCGCCGGCTGGGGTTTAATCATCGCCACCTTCATAAGTTGCAACTAATTTAGTAAAATGATCGTGTTTCGTTCCCCTAGCAGCCAGATCGACCGGACCTATAGTCGAATCCGTGCGTAAACGAGTGAGTACCGGCGCTGACCGGCTGGCGTTCATTCCACCAATGTTGCCAACCCTGGTTGCGAAGCCACCCGAGGGGGATGGCTGGATTCACGAGGTCAAGCTCGACGGCTACCGGTCGCAGATCGCACGCACCGCTGTCACGAT
This window harbors:
- a CDS encoding ATP-binding protein; its protein translation is MHDIAEWLEGQGFGEYAEAFARNKIDRDVLPSLTGEDLKEMGVATVGDRRRLLDAIAVLSQTHNAQHEEVVAEPVARARSPEEVSAERRQLTVMFCDLVGSTPLSVEFDPEDLANAIRVYHESCTKVVARWDGHIAKFMGDGVLIYFGWPRAHEDDAERAVQAGLELTSAVATLDTAVGRPLAARVGIATGLVMVGETTGAGTAREQAVVGETPNLAARLQSVAEPGTVVVASSTRKLLGNLFKTTDLGEQSLKGFAEPVRAWCVSGKEPKETRFEALHGGLRTPLIGRDDEVELLMKRFQQAEAGEGQVVLISGEPGIGKSRLCEALRAGLLDRPHTRLTYQCSPSHTDRAFHPLAMQLEQAADIRLDLDPGEKLRRLAAMLRMSAHGTKEQLAVLATFLSIPKNGGEGSPSLDAAQQTERTYDVLAGLVEDSCANGPSVLIFEDLQWCDQSTLEFLSRLVDRVETLPVLLLVTSRPGIRVAWSDQPHVTTLMLNRISKRECEKMLNSLSNDDLLPERLVEEIVNRSDGIPLFLEEMARTLIEARSGKPTATGEFKLDVPASLQDLLMARLDRLATGKPVIQTAAAIGREFTTELLGHICDLNRAALQNALDALVEAGLLVSRQTASGATYVFKHALLQDAAYSSLLRDTRRELHKRVAGALSQSLDNDPALLAHHYECAHAWEEVLNCRLLAAAKAESRSAGWEAAEHYRRAIHALEHLPDTAVYRQSYLETFLARIRCGWSNATKEERAEALHQVDKAIAFADGDIAALARLQSYKGVDWLEESLLVSAERHAGLGDAALQAEVACRYAYFLGNTGRLVESLGKIEKAVKLLKQVGALEELGNFAAGAGRCNNARAGRLDRSLQFAEMAREIAASTHNLDVRSWFAMEAEPWFYKGLWHRAVRVVDENLSTAWENGRWNVVLWASGWAAIACLKLNRISDARAFLEPAMKTAARRLDFDFCKIYPHIALSQLHLAEGDAAAGLQSAERALELAERVTARLEIGAAHRALGQAYEANGDRQSADGQFRRSIDVLQKIQSRPELAQSLLAFGKFELATERDKAEGLLHSALKLFKEIEADGWVEETRSALLQ
- a CDS encoding IS5 family transposase is translated as MRYKLSDSEWRVIAPMLPNKARGIPRVDDRRILNGIFWVLRSGAPWRDLPKNYGPHTTCYNRFVRWRRAGVWDQIMDMLAASHDAAVQMIDTSVVRVHQHGACIANNRDQQMGRSRGGLTSKIHAVVDANGLPVRIGLTSGEAHDNRLCSVLLSGLHPHTMLLADRGYDADWIRELISAKGAWANIPPKRNRKEPISFSPYLYRARNLVERFFNKIKQCRRIATRYDKLAANYLAFVKLASIQLWLRVL
- a CDS encoding MipA/OmpV family protein — translated: MIKIGLSVVAATVLLVTPAWSADNSGVDQAPQTDVDVVIELGLGGIIQPEYEGSKDYEIWPWPVIGFGYLAIPGLFAIGSPEAQAGGFAIGPSFNYTSDRDVSDDPDLSGLDDVDATFEAGLRASYEWTNAEVWGEARYAFGGADGVVGEFGVNAVARPTPELELKLGPFATVASADYMDSYFGVSARESANTGFRVDAFDPGGGFKSVGIRGLARYEFRPTWFLNAKASYSKLVGDAADSPIVKFGSEDQFAFGLSISKRFSFDLF